The window CGAGCGCCCCCCGGCGCATTGGGTTCGGCCTGAGATCGCCGGGCCCAAAAACGTACCGAGCCGGCGGATTTCAGCGTCTTGGGGGCGCAACTCGTTTTTTTTTTCCGGCGTCGGTGTGAAAAAAGGGGGCCTCTTGGGGCTTTACATAAAAACGTTCGTAgctgttcttttttttttttgaaaagacgTTTGTAGCTGTTCGTAGGTCTATGATTATTGTTTCTTGACCTTCCTGCTTGGCGGTTGGTTCATTTATCTTAACCTTGAAGGTTTCGCTGGCCCCCGTGTGCAAAGAGCAGTGTTACTCAATGATTGGAATCGATCAGCACGTCACCGTAACACTTTTTCTTTAACATAATACTTACCAAACTGCGTCAGTGGCTATATTATTCACGTAATAATCGCATGAAGACTGATGCTGTGATACGATAGAGACATGACAGGCTCGATCGAAGTGTTTAGGACAAACTCCTTCAAGGCATACGTACACTTGAAAGATTAATCTCTGATCTCCCTTCTGCCGACACGTTTCACAATTAACTATAGACGGAATCTTGGGCGCCATCCAGATTGCCTGTGACGGGGGAGAATTTTTAGCATCGGTCTCTTTCAGCGGCGTTGGCGCGCGATTTGAGAGCGAACGAGTGTGCATCttgtctatttcttcttcttcttctttttttgaaatttcttcttctttttttttctgaaaGGTTGCACAAGACCGACTTCAAGAGATGCAAGTGAGGTGCACTCCTCGTACTAATCTCTCTTTTTAAGGGAATACAGTAGTAAGATTTACTACTAATATTAACACCTTGAAGCTGGTAACAGAACTCAAAAAAAATGCAAAATGGTCGCCTAATCGTTTTGACTTTGCCGGGCGCCCGAAGGCGAGACAACACGGCTCTGCGCCCCGACACAGGCGACGCCGTTCGTCAACCACACGTGCAGAAGCGGACAGCACCTCGACGGCGATACGCTGGGCTGCGTCCGGGTCAGTCAGTCAGTCAGTAGCGCCCTGTGCGACGTGCGTGTAGAATAGACGCGATACCTACGATTCGCGCTGCGAACCAGATCCGCGAGACTGCAACCGGCCTGCAGGTGCACTCCACACGGGCACCAAAGTTTCAtttaataaataattaattaatcgaGAGAAATAAAGGAACAGCCGTCTCGGTCGCATCGTCATAAACCGACACGCGGGCCCCGCGACCCAAGCACGGCTCATTCCCGCCCCGCACGTGCGCGGGCAGCCTTATCTTTCGAGCACCCTCGGGATCCTCTGCGGCCGATGACACAGTAGGTGCTCCTCGCTGTTGCTCAGAGTCGGACTGGAGATCTGTCAAGCCAGATTTGCGCTACAAATAAAACAAATCGGAAGCTGTTTCTTTGCTCAGATGTACGCGCTCTACACGTCGTGAATGATGCATTCTCATACGGTGGTTCTAGGCTACAGCAGTTGAGGTGCAACCGCACAAGATCCCGCGGCAACCACTGCCCAGCTGTACCCGATGGCACCCTCGTGAATAACCGCAAGCTACGTGCCTTCTCTCCGTGCCCGAAAAACCACACGTCGTTAAGCCCCGCCGGTGCCTCCTTTATTACACACTCCGGCGCGCCCCTTCCCGCAGCGACGCTGTGAGTTCGTATTCGTAACGCCCCCCTCCTTCCACTCGCCAAGAAGCgcgaggcagagagagagagagcgggcgAGCGAGAGCAACCGCACGGATGAAGGCGGAGAAGGCAGCGGTGGCCGCGGACGCCGTCGGGGGCGACGAGTGGCGGTGCCGGAAGCACCCCGCGGCGAGATCCGGCGGCGGGGTGTGCCCGTACTGCCTCCGCGACCGGCTGCTGCGGCTCTGCCCCAACTGCGCGCGGGTGCGGCCCTGCCCCTGCACGTGCgcctccccatcctcctcctcctcggcgtccGGCGACGCCGTCGGCCGGGTGCACAGCCTCATCGAGCGGGAGCACCGGGTGGCGCGCTCGCGGTCCGTCGCCGCGTCCTCCTCCGCCACGATGGCCTCCGTCGCGGCCTCCGGGAGGCGAAAGGCGAGGGTCTGGGGGTGGGCGCCGTTCTGGAAGTCCTCTGCCAAGGACGGgggcgcggcggaggaggaggacgaggaggagaggcTGGGGCTGGCGA is drawn from Triticum dicoccoides isolate Atlit2015 ecotype Zavitan chromosome 6B, WEW_v2.0, whole genome shotgun sequence and contains these coding sequences:
- the LOC119320108 gene encoding uncharacterized protein LOC119320108; translation: MKAEKAAVAADAVGGDEWRCRKHPAARSGGGVCPYCLRDRLLRLCPNCARVRPCPCTCASPSSSSSASGDAVGRVHSLIEREHRVARSRSVAASSSATMASVAASGRRKARVWGWAPFWKSSAKDGGAAEEEDEEERLGLARSSSVSATAVEAKAVAAKAAATKARWGWHFPSPMKAFRHRRSSASMPERG